The Rhodanobacteraceae bacterium genomic sequence GAGCACGGCCATGCCGGCCTCGAAAACCTGATCCTGATTCCTGGCAGCACGGGTGCGGCGCCGATGCAAAACATCGGCGCCTACGGCGTCGAGGTCGGCGAGTTCATCGAAACCGTCGAAGCCTTCGACCTGCGCGAACGGCACTTCGTCACTTTCGCCAACGCGGAATGCGAATTCGGCTACCGCGATTCCACTTTCAAGCGCCATCCCGACCGCTGGCTGATCACCGCGGTCACATTCCGCCTGCCGCGCGCGTGGATGCCGCGCATCGATTACTCCGGCGTGCGGGACGAGCTGCGCCGCATGGGCATCGAACGTCCTGTACCGATCCACGTCGCCGACGCGGTGGCGGCCTTGCGCACCCGCAAGCTGCCCGATCCGAAGGTGATCGGCAACGCCGGCAGTTTCTTCAAGAACCCGCTGGTGCCGCACGCGCGGGCCGAGGCGCTGCGCGCCGAACACCCACAGCTTCCATACTGGCTCGCACAGGACGGCACGGCAAAACTCTCCGCAGCATGGCTGATCGAGGCTTGCGGATTCAAGGGCGCGCGCGAAGGCGACGCGGGCATCTCGAACCGGCACGCACTGGTGCTGGTGAACCACGGCCACGCCACCGGCACCGAATTGTGGGCGCTGGCGCAGCGCGTGCGTGAAGGCGTGCGTGCGCGCTTCGGCGTCACGCTGGAAGCGGAACCGCGCATCATCGGCGCATCCGCGTAAGCGACGACGACGTCGCGCTTGTTTGATACACGTCAGCGGACGCCGTCACTCGCGCATGCTAGATTGCGCGGATGCGATGCGTTGGCAATATCTGGCGGCTGCCGCTGGCGGCAACCACCCTGATCCTGTGCGGCATGGCCACGGCGGGAGCCCACGCCATCGCAGGCCAGCGCCTGTTTCCGTCAACCTTGAGCTTCGACGATCCGGGCATCGGCGCGGAACTGCCGTTGGTGTTCAGCCACATCCGCGCCGACGGCGCCATGCAGAACGGTCTCGACATCGCCGTCACCAAACCCGTCACGCAAAACTTCTCGTTGATCGCGGGCAGCAGCTACACGGACGCGACTTCGCAGGGCACGCCCACGCTGCACGGCTGGGGCAACTTCGCGCTGGGCGGCGTGTGGCAGGTGTACCGCAACGCGGATGCGGAATCGATCGGCTCGTTCTCGCTCAGCCGCAGCTTCGCGCACACCGGCAGCCGCGCGGTGCGTGACGATTTTTCGACGTGGTCGCCGGCCTTCAATTTCGGCAAGGGCTTCGGACAAGCCGGTGCGAATTGGCTGCGGCCGTTTGCGCTGACAGGCTCGCTGGGACTCGACCTGCCGAACCGCGCCGACGAACCGCGGATGTTGAACTGGGCGCTGTCGCTGCAATACAGCATCCCGTACCTGCAGGACTTCGTGAAATACGCCGGCATCAAGGCGCCGTTCGACAGGATGATCCCGATCGTCGAGCTGCCGATGCAGACCTGCCTCGACCGCGGCTGCCGCGGCCAGACCACGGGCTACGTCGCGCCGGGCGTGATCCGGGTCGGCCGCCGCGTGCAATGGGGCGTGGAACTGCTGGCGCCGGTGAATCGCCGCACCGGCCATTCGATCGGCGTGATGCTCGGTTTCAACCTGTATCTTGACGACCTTGCGCCGCACGGATTCGGCGCACCGCTGTTCCGCTGATTCGAGGATCAAGCATGCACACCTTCCCGCGCGCCATCGCCTTGCTGTTTGCGTTCGCCATCCCGGCGACGGCATGGGCACACGCGTTTCCCGACAATTCCTCGCCGCACGTCGGCGCGACGCTCAAGACCGCGCCGTCGCAGGCAAAGGTCTGGTTCGACAGCGAACTGGAACTGGCATCGTCGACCCTGATCGTGAAGAACGCCGCCGGCAAGGTGGTGAGCACCGGCAATGGCCAAGTCGACGCAAAGAATCACGCCTTGCTGGAAACCACCTTCCCGAAACCGCTGCCGCCCGGCCGCTACACGGTTTATTGGAGCATCGTCGCGCACGACGGCCACCACGGCGCCGGGCACTTCACTTTCACGGTGGAGTGAGCGCTGCCACGCCGCCGTCCAATGTTCCCGGCATCTTCAAGACGCTGCCGCGGCTTCAAACGTTCGCGGGCGGCCGCGCGGCGAGGTAATGCCGCTCGCCGTTCGCCGGATCGAAGTACACGGCCGTCAAGCGGCCGGTTTCGGGATCGACGAAGCGCTCGCCGGTATCGATCCAGCGCGGATCGGGGCGCCCTTCTCCCAGCGGCTTGTAACGCCAGCGTTCGATCGCGAGCGCGAGGATCAGGAACAGCCCGCCGACGATCAGTTGCGGCAGGAACAGCGCCAGCGCGCCGCCGACCAGCAGCGCGACCGCGGCAATCAACAGCAGCAACGCGCCGACCACATACAGCGCGATCATCAACATGGCGGATTACGCCTTCTCTATGACGACCGCCGTGCCGTAGGCCACGATCTCGCTCATGGTCTGACCGATCTCGGAGGAATCGAAACGCATCATCACCACCGCGTTGGCGCCCATCGCCTGCGCGTTCTTGACCATGCGGTCGGTGGCGTGGCGGCGCGCTTCCTCCAGCATCTGGGTGTACTCGTTGATCTCGCCGCCGACGATGGAGCGCAGGCCCGCCATCACGTTGCCGCCAATGCCGCGGCTGCGCACCACCAGGCCGAACACCTGGCCCTTGGTCTCGACGACCTTGTAGCCGGCCACGTATTCACTGGTCACGATGATCATGCATGCACCCTCCAGATGACATTTGCTCGAAGCAAGTCGCCTGCACGCAGGCTCCTACAGCGATGCTTTCGTAAGAGCGCTCGTGAGTGCGACCGCCATCACTGGCGCGACTTGCCCAGCAACCGCAGCAGCTCCATGTACAGCCACACCAGCGTCACCATCAGCGCGAACGCGCAGTACCACTCCATGTATTTCGGTGCACCCTGTTCGGCGGCGCGTTCGATCAGGTCGAAATCCAGCACCAGGTTCAGCGCCGCCAGGCCCACCACCAGCACGCTGAAGCCGATGCCGAGCATGCCGCCGCCGTTGATGAAGGACATGCCCGCGTAGCCCGTGAATGCGGTGATGCCCCACTGCACCAGGTACAGCAGCAGGATGCCGCCGGTCGCCGCGACCACGCCCATGCGGAACTTCTGGGTGACCTTGATCACGCCGGTGCGGTACAGCGCCAGCATCACGACCAGCACGCCGACCGACGCCAGGATCGCCTGCAGCACGATGCCGTGGTACTTCAGTTCGAAGATCGCCGAGATGCCGCCCAGCGCGGTGCCTTCGGCGAGTGCGTAAAGCGGCGCCGTGACCGGCGACCAGGCCGGCTTGAATGCGCTGGCGAACGCCATCACCAGGCCCACGATCAGGCCGCCCCACAGGAACGGCTGGACGGCCGCGATGCCCACGGCGGGCCCGCCCGCGGCCACGCCTTGCACGAAATGCTGCCAAGTCCACCAGCCGGTGATCAGCATCAGCACCAGCAGCAGGCCGGTACGCGCGAGCGTGCCGTTGATGGTCATCGGCTCGCCGGACGTCGTGGCGACGTTCTGGAAGGTCTTTTCCCGCAGGACGGGGTTGTTGGTACGCAGGGCCATGGGGTTCCTCACTCGAATGGCACGAATGGATGTCCGCAACTGTAGCGGACGCGTGGCGGCGCCGCCATGCAACAGACCACGCACCGCTTGTCTGGTTCCTCGATGCACCGATTTCAAGCCGTGCGGGTGAAGCCATCTGCGCTCCACGTCTCCGATCCCGCGCCGTGGTGCACGGTGAACAAACCATCCGGGTCGTAGCGTTGCTTCACCGCCAGCAAGCGCGGATAGTTCGTGCCCCAGAATGCGCGCTGCCAATCCTTGAGGAAATAATCGCTTTCGGAAACGTAGGAACCGGCATCCGGCGCGATCCGGTACAACGCCTGCATGGCCTTGGCGCAAGCGTCGGCCTCCTTGCGCGCCGATGCGAGATCCGGTTCGTGGCCGGGTATGCCGGGAAACGCCGGCGGCTGGCTGCCGCCGGTGATCGCCAGCGCGAAGGCGTCCAGCACTTGCGGATTGGTCGCAGTATCGCGCGCCGCATCGATGGCGTCCCTGGGCGCGCCGGCAAGGCCCTTGTTGAAATGCAGGCTCAGGCCGTAGCCGCGCGTGAATGCGAACAACGCATCGACCAGATCCTGCACGCGACCCGGCTGCAACAGGGTTTGCGACAACCACGCCGAGCCGTAGCTGGTGATGAACTGCCCCGACTGGTCGGCGTCGCCCGCCCACACGTAGTTGTCGATGG encodes the following:
- a CDS encoding UDP-N-acetylenolpyruvoylglucosamine reductase encodes the protein MTVHEPHHPHPNPPLEGEGARAPRLRDNPPPQGEGMGGGGVNGSGFTLIENASLRERNTLRVDAHARWLADIHDAESIPVLLDHPALRDTQSLLLGEGSNVLFVDDFDGVIVTLKTRGVEVLSDDAHAARIRVAGGEHWNDLVHWTLEHGHAGLENLILIPGSTGAAPMQNIGAYGVEVGEFIETVEAFDLRERHFVTFANAECEFGYRDSTFKRHPDRWLITAVTFRLPRAWMPRIDYSGVRDELRRMGIERPVPIHVADAVAALRTRKLPDPKVIGNAGSFFKNPLVPHARAEALRAEHPQLPYWLAQDGTAKLSAAWLIEACGFKGAREGDAGISNRHALVLVNHGHATGTELWALAQRVREGVRARFGVTLEAEPRIIGASA
- a CDS encoding heavy metal-binding domain-containing protein, which produces MIIVTSEYVAGYKVVETKGQVFGLVVRSRGIGGNVMAGLRSIVGGEINEYTQMLEEARRHATDRMVKNAQAMGANAVVMMRFDSSEIGQTMSEIVAYGTAVVIEKA